The nucleotide sequence AAGTTCGGACAACCCCACGGCGGCATGGAAGCCCACAATGCGGTAGTTTGAAGTATGCACCCGCATGAGGGCGCGGGTATTTTCATTAATGGCGGCGCTGTAATCGCGCAGATGGGTGCGGTTGGTCGCCCCTACCTCGCGCAGGGTCGCGCCGCTCTTTTCCATTACTTCGGGTATGCGGAAGCTGCCGCCGATTTCTACCAGCTCGCCGCGCGAGACAATGACCTCGCCGCCCTTGCAGAAGGTATCAAGCACAAGCAGCACGGCTGCGGCGTTGTTGTTGACCACAAGGGCAGCCTCGGCTCCGGTGATGCGGCAGATGAGCTCCTCGACCAGGGCATGGCGGCTGCCTCGACCGCCGGTGGTCAGATCAAGCTCCAGATTGCAGTAGCCGGTAGCGGCCCGCATGACGGCCTGCCGGGCTTCTTCCGCCAGCACAGAGCGCCCCATGTTGGTGTGCACCACAACCCCCGTGCCGTTGAGGGCCGATCTGAAGCGGGGCTGCAGCCTGCGTTGCACAAATGCCAGCAGCGCGGGCAGTTGGATTTCCAGGCCCAGTTCTTCGGCATTTTGGCAGGCTCCGGCGCGGATGGCCGCGCGCTTGCTGTCCCAAAAGGCGGCCACAAGGTCGCGCAAAAGCGCGTGCGGCGTCTGCTGGTTGTCGCCCAGGGCGGCATCGACGCGGTGCAGGGCGGCAAGGCTTGCATCAACAGAGGGGATGGCGCGAAAGAGATTTTGCATGGGCGTCCTTTTTTAATGCCAAAAGTGCAGCGCAGCAGCTTGCGCGGATCCAGCAGCCACGGCGGCCTGCACAACGGGCAGACCGCGCAGGCCTCAGGCTTGCCGGGCCTGTGGCTGCAGCAATCCCTGCGGATGCAGCGTAAAAAATTCCGACAGCAGATACAGCGAGCCTGTCATAAGTATGGGGCGTGCTTCGCTGGCCTCTGGCACAGCCTGCGCCAGCGTCAGCGCCTGTGCCAGCGCCTGCGGCCCCTGCGGCAGGGCCTGGGCCGTGGCGGGCGGCAGGCTGTTGCAGGCCTCGACAATGTCTTCTGCGGCGGCGGCCCGGTGGTTGTCGAGCGTGATCACAAACATGGGGGCTTCGCCAAGGTAGTGCTTGAGCATTTGGGCGGCGGGCAGCCAGTCTTTGTCCGCCAGACAGGAAAAGACGGCCCCGGCAGGTTTGAGGCCGTCGGCGCGCAAAGCCTTGATAAGGGCTGCCATGCCGTGCGGATTGTGCGCCCCGTCAAGCAGCAGCGGGGGCAGCAGGCCGTCGACGCCGGGCAGGCGTTGCAGGCGGCCCGGCATGAATGCCTGCGCCAGACCATGCGTCTGCGCCTGGGCATCGTGGGCATTTTTGTGCAGCAGCGGGGCGAGTTGTTGCCAGGCAGCAAGCGCCAGACCGGCGTTGGTGCGCTGGTGCGGGCCGTTAAGCCCAAGGCGCGAACCGGCGGCTATGGGGCTGGCCTTGATGAGTGGCGCTTTGTGGGCGCGGGCGGCTACATCCAGCGCATTGGCGGCGTCAGGAAACTGCGCGACGCTGCATACAGGCGCTGGGCCGCGTATGGCAGCGGCCTTGTCGGCGGCAATGTCGGCAAGCGTGGGGCCGATGATATCCCTATGATCGAGGGCAATGGGGGCATAGCACAAAAGGTCGGCGGCCACGGCGGTTGTTGCATCATGCCTGCCGCCAAGGCCAGCTTCAAGCACGGCAAGCTCCACGCCTTCACGCGCAAAAACCAGCAGGGCGAGTACGGTAAGAAATTCAAAGTAGGTCAGGTCGGGGGCGACGGCCATAACCTGATTGGCCGATTCGACCCATGATTCCGCAGGCCACGGGGCGCATACGCCATGCTCTGGCCCGCCGATGCGGATGCGCTCGGTGGGGCTGACAAAGTGCGGCGAGGTGTACAGGCCGACACGACAGCCGTGCGCCATGGCAAGCGAAGCCAAAAATGCCGATGTGGATCCCTTGCCGTTTGTGCCCAGTACCTGCGCCACAACAAAGGGCGGGCGGGTAAGGCTCAGAGCTGCCAGCGCCCGGCGCATGCGGCCAAGCCCCATATCCATATGAAAAAGTCCCAGGCTGTCCAGATGGCGCTGAATATCCGCAGGAGTGGTGAACATGTTATTCATGCGGCCAGCTTAGCGCAAAGCGCCGCGTATGTCAGCGGCAGAGCTGCTGCCCGCTGCGGTATGCCGCACCGAGCGGACCGCGTGCGCACTCAGATAAACGTGAGCGCTTGACGCCGTGGGGTGCTATCTCTATATTGTGCGCCACGCAAGGGCGCGTTGCGCCCGCCGTATGCGCCCGTAGCTCAGTTGGATAGAGCAGGAACCTTCTAAGTTCTTGGTCAGGGGTTCGATTCCTCTCGGGCGCGCCAATAAAATCAAGCTCTTATGGATAATAAGCCATAAGAGCTTTTTCTTTTGCCCCACACCTGCCCCACGCACTGTATTTTTGCTGAAAAAAAAACAACTCAGCCAATGTCAGGCAAAAGCCGTTCAAATGGCGTGGCGCAATGCGCGGCGTTTTCGTGGTGGGGTAACCCCGCGCGCAACGCAAGGGCGCAATCGTAGCCGCATAATCAAAAAAAAGGCCCCAGGGGGCCGTTCAGACAGATGACAAAGCCCGTCCGCGGGTTTTGCGCCGCCATCTTCGGCAGAGCCGCCGGGCGGAAAGGCAGGGCAATCCGTCGCTGAGGCGCGGCAAAGCACAACCTGCTGCTGATTCCCGGTCGTGTTGACTTTGCCAACACTCTCAACGGCCCCGTAGGCTGTTCTTCTTCTTCTTCTTCGTCTTTTTCTTCATTCCCCTTTCATTGGCGCATGCGTCAAACGTCAAGCAAACCAAAGGCGATGGCGCGCGCAACCGCATGGCTGCGGGTTGCGACCTCAAGTTCCCCCATTGCCTTCGCAATATGGTAGTCTACTGTTTTCGTCCCCACCCCAAGCTTCACGGCAATTTCCCTGCTCGACAGCCCCTGTGCAACCCACAGCAGGCATTCCCGTTCCCGCCCGGTCAGCGTGAGATCGCCAGCGCTGCGCTCCACCCCTTGAAGCTGTATCTGCATTCGGGTGTGTGCATGCAGCGCGGCAATCTGGGCAACATACCCCCATTCCGCCATGAGATGTTCAAACTCAACGGGCCGCATATCGTTTGACAACGACATGCCCGCAATGGGGTACCGGCCGGGGGCGCGCAGGGGAATGACAATGCCAACGGACATGCCGCACTCCGCGGCCTCGTTGACGATGCGGCGCTGAACCCGCGTCAGGTGGTGGCCTCGGTCCGGCCAAAGGGGCAAAGAATCGCGGCCAACCCGCAATGGCGCAAGGCTGCCCATGCAATGCTGCACAACCGGGTCGTTGCGATAATACTGCTCCGTTTGGTAGCGCTGCTGATAGGCGGCCGGAAAGTTGGACAAGGTTTCGACCTCAACGGCTATGCCGGTGGTTCCGGCATAGCCGTACATCATGAGGTCAAATCCCAATGATTTCAGAAAAGAGGTGGTCGCGCGCCACGTTTCGTGGACGGATTCGGTAGCGCCAAGGCCCGTGAGAAAATCGTCAAGGCAGCCGTTCATGGCGGGGCCTATTTTTTTTGTAGGTGAATAATAAGTAAAACCGGTCTGGTACGCTTGCTGTTTAGTAATTCTACTAGTTGCCCCGCCAGCTGTCTATTTGTATTAGCTCTTATAGAACTAGAAAATTGTTTGAGACTCTGAGCTGTTGGCGGATTATTTGAAAGGCGGAACACGCTTGCGGTGCACACAGCCAGCCTTGAGGTAATTTTCTGTGTCGAATTTCGGCAAAAATATCGCAGGCAGACGCAATGCGCAGCGTACTGGTGGGGACAGATAGGGCGGTTGCCGCAGCCCCCTTGAAGCCGCGTGGAAGAATAAAACAGTATAACCGCAAGGACCAGTGCCGTGTTTTCATTCCCTCACCTGTGCGGGCGTCGTCGTACGTTTTTTCTCCCGGCGGGGTTCAACCGCCTGCGCCGTTTTTTGGGCGCTCTCAACATGGTTATTCTGTTCCTGCTGCTGGAACTGGCAGCCGCGCCTTGCGCATTGGCGACCACGTATAATGTATCTGGAATCAAGTTCGGCAGCAGCATCAGTGCTGGTGACGAGTGGGTTGTGTCAATCGGCAATACGCTAGAAACCTACGGCGTGGCGAACTCCGGCACGCTGGCGAACTCCGGCACGCTGAACAATCATGACTATCTGCCGAACGCAAACGGCGGCACGCTGACGAACTCTGGCACGCTGAACAATTACTTTCGACTGGCGAATTCCAGCACGCTGACGAACACCGGCACGCTGAACAACTACAGCTCTCTGGGGAACTCCGGCACGCTGACGAACACCGGCACGTTAACGAACAACAGCCAG is from Desulfovibrio desulfuricans and encodes:
- the selA gene encoding L-seryl-tRNA(Sec) selenium transferase, which codes for MQNLFRAIPSVDASLAALHRVDAALGDNQQTPHALLRDLVAAFWDSKRAAIRAGACQNAEELGLEIQLPALLAFVQRRLQPRFRSALNGTGVVVHTNMGRSVLAEEARQAVMRAATGYCNLELDLTTGGRGSRHALVEELICRITGAEAALVVNNNAAAVLLVLDTFCKGGEVIVSRGELVEIGGSFRIPEVMEKSGATLREVGATNRTHLRDYSAAINENTRALMRVHTSNYRIVGFHAAVGLSELSALAHAHGLPLIEDLGSGSLMDFSSCGLPNEPTVPEVLSQGADIATFSGDKVLGGPQAGIITGRKDMVDQLKHNPLTRALRCDKLCLSALEATLRLYLDPEQARKRVPTLRMITCPPAELAKAARNLANRLRKNINAQEQLCEVSLRQDVSRVGGGAFPQYDLPTTLVRLKPLRCTPTALKTALLETVPPLIGRLEDDAFCLDPRTLDVREYPEVLRVLRQALTAATSQAS
- a CDS encoding bifunctional folylpolyglutamate synthase/dihydrofolate synthase, giving the protein MNNMFTTPADIQRHLDSLGLFHMDMGLGRMRRALAALSLTRPPFVVAQVLGTNGKGSTSAFLASLAMAHGCRVGLYTSPHFVSPTERIRIGGPEHGVCAPWPAESWVESANQVMAVAPDLTYFEFLTVLALLVFAREGVELAVLEAGLGGRHDATTAVAADLLCYAPIALDHRDIIGPTLADIAADKAAAIRGPAPVCSVAQFPDAANALDVAARAHKAPLIKASPIAAGSRLGLNGPHQRTNAGLALAAWQQLAPLLHKNAHDAQAQTHGLAQAFMPGRLQRLPGVDGLLPPLLLDGAHNPHGMAALIKALRADGLKPAGAVFSCLADKDWLPAAQMLKHYLGEAPMFVITLDNHRAAAAEDIVEACNSLPPATAQALPQGPQALAQALTLAQAVPEASEARPILMTGSLYLLSEFFTLHPQGLLQPQARQA
- a CDS encoding LuxR family transcriptional regulator, whose protein sequence is MNGCLDDFLTGLGATESVHETWRATTSFLKSLGFDLMMYGYAGTTGIAVEVETLSNFPAAYQQRYQTEQYYRNDPVVQHCMGSLAPLRVGRDSLPLWPDRGHHLTRVQRRIVNEAAECGMSVGIVIPLRAPGRYPIAGMSLSNDMRPVEFEHLMAEWGYVAQIAALHAHTRMQIQLQGVERSAGDLTLTGRERECLLWVAQGLSSREIAVKLGVGTKTVDYHIAKAMGELEVATRSHAVARAIAFGLLDV